GTTATAGGTGAGTACCTATAGATCTATATGTATGGGTTTAAATTTCTAAGACTAGGTAAGCTATAAATATATAGCAGTGGACTTTAAAATTCGCCACTATATAAATGTTGCTAGCTTTAATcttgttatgatttattcacaGTTAATTTTTAGTTTCTACAACCCATATCTCTTAATATATTGAGTctagatttttatatatttttttaacgtGTGAGTTTAATTTACATGAAACTAAATATACACTTAAATCGAAACGGAAGTAGTTAATTAAGGCCATGAAATAGAAAATATTGTAGCCAATGTAGCACAGAAACATTAgttctttattgttttcatgcatcatgattttttttttattggaacaacaaaaaatacaaaaacagaTATCAGGAAAACTATGTAAGAGCTTTAATATGCCATGTGATACAAATTGCAGCTATTTATAGAATTCCATGACGGAAAAGCCATAGATATTACACACGATTTTTAACCTTGAGAAGCCACCGGCTTTGGCAAGAAACTGATACTCCTTTTTAGACCTTTCTTTCCCTCCAACACTGAAAGCCAACATAATAATATCTagaagaaaagcattctttAATTCATTAGCATTTTGAGAGGTTTCTGGAATAACTTGCTCTACAACAATTATCTTCCCGTTGTTTGGCAATGCTTTCCAACAATTCTTCAATAATTTTATACAATCTGCATCACTCCAATTATGAAGTATCTCCTGCATGTAAAGATCTCATTATAATCAAACCAaaagctttttttaattatataatgatagtGGTTGATCTATTACATTTTCTTAtgtacaaaaaaacaaatcaacaaattaaCCTTCATAAGGATGGCATCACCGGTTGGAACACTTTCAAACATGTCTCCCCCTACAAACTCTATTCCTGCGCACAAATAATCACAACTGATTTTTAACGTAAATCCATGCATGGTTtctaaacatatatagaaaattaaCAACTACAAGTTAAATAATTAAGGTCAAGATTAACCTTGAATGGGTTTTGCTTTAGAGACCACATGACATAAATCAAagttgatggttttgatgtgGGGGTGCTTGGATAGTATGATGGAAAGAATGGCACCATGACCACCACCCACATCCACAAGCACATTAATTCTTTCAAATCCCTTGTAGTTTTCAAGCATTTTTTTCATGAACATGGTGGTCTGGTTGAACATGGCTTCGTTGAACAGCTCACTAAAATGGGGGTCTTTGTTCTCATGCTCATAAACTGTCATTCCATGAGTCTTCACAAATGGGACACTCCCTGTCTAACACtgcatgcttttatatttgGCCTGCATGTACAGAATCTAAAgttaaaaatctcatttttatttagcttgcAAAATGAATGTTGTAAATAAGGGAGGTTTTTCTCTTGATGTTAATTATTTCCGGTTTGTCTCTAAACTATCTATTTGAAACAACAAATTTCTTTTGGttattgaaaaatttaattctttgttataaaatataaaactaacaAAACTATTCTTTTCCataaagatattaaaaataaaaatttataaattcattaccaaaattatatatatatatatatatgaaattataaatatattactttttaattgttgagtgACTTTCACAATAGGTTTTTTAATCAATGGATTATAATTCAAATCTTCatgctttcaattttttaaaagaaaaacaaaagaaaaacaaaaagttctttttttttttgaaaaataaataaatctggAATTCAAATACACAGTACTACATCTCTTTCCACTTGATTGAATCTTTATTTTAAAccaatacaatttaaaaataaaaataaaataaaaatatataatcactattattaaaaatatttattatatttctcctttaattaatctatttcttttttccgTTGGAATAAATTTTTATCTACGTATATTTGAGttatcctcatatatatatatatatatatataaattttaaaacaattatatatatacatatatatatatatatatatataaagtttgcATCATCTATCTTTTATCAATTATATCTCTTACTTTTTATTATCTGATCTAcagtaatatataatatataaaaatattttttataattttttattatatactttCTCACtccatttattaaaaatctttCTTACCATGTATCCGCCATGAACTTGGAGTGGTGTATGAGCAAGAGTGGAGCCAGAGAGACTCCATCCTCATCCTTAGTGAAGAACTTGCAAACCGGGCCCAGTCCATAGCGCCTCTTGCTCTTCCCATCCTCCTCTCCGTCCATCTCGTCGCACATCATCACTTTGTGCGCGGCCAAGAACCGAAGCATTCTGTCGAGCACCTCGTGGGCATCAGGGTTGCTGGTTTGGATCTTTGACGCTATCTCTTCCGGCGAGAGCAGAGCGCCGGACCCAGCTGCTGCCATGGTCTCCAGCACGTCCAGCTCGATCATGGCCTTCATCATCATCGGCAACGCGATGCCACATCCGAGGTCCATGGCGTCGGAGAATGCTAGTATTTCCTCCATTGGTGTATTGCACGGGAGGTGTTTGTGTTTATTCCCAAGAGAAGTGAGAGTTTGTGGTTAGTTAAGAGATGATGTGTTGTT
The DNA window shown above is from Dioscorea cayenensis subsp. rotundata cultivar TDr96_F1 unplaced genomic scaffold, TDr96_F1_v2_PseudoChromosome.rev07_lg8_w22 25.fasta BLBR01001691.1, whole genome shotgun sequence and carries:
- the LOC120256874 gene encoding caffeic acid 3-O-methyltransferase 2-like, with the translated sequence MTVYEHENKDPHFSELFNEAMFNQTTMFMKKMLENYKGFERINVLVDVGGGHGAILSIILSKHPHIKTINFDLCHVVSKAKPIQGIEFVGGDMFESVPTGDAILMKEILHNWSDADCIKLLKNCWKALPNNGKIIVVEQVIPETSQNANELKNAFLLDIIMLAFSVGGKERSKKEYQFLAKAGGFSRLKIVCNIYGFSVMEFYK
- the LOC120256875 gene encoding caffeic acid 3-O-methyltransferase-like, with product MEEILAFSDAMDLGCGIALPMMMKAMIELDVLETMAAAGSGALLSPEEIASKIQTSNPDAHEVLDRMLRFLAAHKVMMCDEMDGEEDGKSKRRYGLGPVCKFFTKDEDGVSLAPLLLIHHSKFMADTWPNIKACSVRQGVSHL